gtttggagggcgggagggggatcagagcaaATTTCAGAAGTGAGTACATTTCTACTTTGACTGTTCTGGCTTTGTCTGGTTTTCCTGACAAACTATTGTATTGTGGCTCAGAGAGGGAAAGCCAGTTTCTTTCTGTAAGTAATTTGAGACCTGGCCATTTAGGCCTTGtagcaacctttttttttttttttttacggggggggagggttgggggttgcTATAAATGGATTGACAGTTGCTGCTGTGTGTAAACCAGAGATGCATTATGTCTTCAAAGGTCCTCCCTGCTCTGGAGGTTGCTAGCTACTTTGTGCTCTGTTGAGAGCATCCAAGTTGCCTTTAATCCCAGGTAGCAGCATAGTGGTTTAGCCTAAACATCACACAAATGTGGATGAGGGTGGCATAATTAGCATTTGAGAAGGAACGAGAAACCGCTTGGCCAGTTGAAGGTAATGAAAGGGTAGGAAAATATCCTAATGTTAGAATATTAAGATAtggacaattaaaaaaatattaaacagaatAATTCAGCAAAAGTTCATAACttgctatttttaattaaaaaattgaatAGGCATTTCTTAGATGGCGACTCCTTCAACATTTGAAACTCCACTTGAAGAAAGAGGATTCATAAATGGAATAGTTAACATTATTTCAGTGGGAATGCTGGTCAACTGTATGAACttgtagttctcaaccttttccatcaATGTTATGGATATATCAAAGAATCTTTTGAACAAGTTCCTGCTGCCCTTCAAAGGAGGTGCAGGATCCTGCAGTACTTCCAGAGGAAGTACTATAGGCATGCATACACATATTTGAGAACCTTTGGCATCTGAAGAACTGGTTGCAAGTGATGGAGGAAATTAAGTTCTGCGAAAGGTTGGAGATGGGAtgggaaccagggtggactgatttaaatcaaagagagttaaataactgattttaatcatgatttaaatcagcaaccAGGAAACCTGGATTTAAATTGTCATTTTAGTCTTGTTTTACATTTGCACTTTTTAGTTATAGCTCTTAAGAAAGATAATGATTGGTATAACTTGGTATTagtttttgctaaccaggaggataccctgtatctatacacatttatttaaacaattaGATATCTTAACACACATTTagtcagattcttaatttttatgttatattagaaaatggtgactagcacatttcttatttactagatatttttgttttttactcatGATTTGGGTCAGactgcatttggatggaaattggaatttcattaaaatgcacaaaacagtattttaaattttgtttttattagctAAATTAAACTCCCTTAAATGTGCTAGATatataaggaaaaaaatcaagtttttattaaaacatgtttaGTATATacaactgatttattaaacaaaggaagcattatctgtagttagtgaatcgAATGGTCACCATGTCCATTAAGactttagaactagtagatctcatcctcacacctagtttttattcatagatcagaagaggaaaaaaagcttttcctgcccccccccttcccccccccaactcttttggtttctcaactttgaatgagctagtcattgaactgaactagctgaatgAACTGAACTGCAGTTAATGTTCTCCCTGCACCTACAAAAGAGAATACttctgtcaaaagctggtttagcacttcaacagacTCTGATTCCAGGTggttagccagtgacttccaccagttcagtggtttgactttctttaaaatttcaaCAGCGAGTACTTGTACTGCTTGATACTGTTTTTTATATtgaatgtaaattattttaatagatgatAATAAGCTTAGGTCTTAACATAGGTTATCAATTTCAGATTTAATTGTaagtgggtttatttttaaaaagaaaaatgtattttaatgtaaaaagaatttgatttttaaactatttttttttaaaccttttattcaGCCTGATGGGAACAGGTTTGTGACACCTTTTCACCTCTCAAACGTGCACACAATTGCCAAAGGCTTGTCTCCCTCTCCTTAGGTTGAAAACTGATGTTATGAAATTTATTTTTCCACTATTATGTTTGGTGTTCTGTGGATGTGTTTTCTGACACATTCTAACAAACTGTTCTCAGTTTGGGTCTTGTAAAACTTCTACCAGCAATTTCACCAAAGTATTTTCTTTACAAAGAAATCCCGTTTCATAGTAATACATTGTATTCATTTTGAAGATGCTTCTTGTAAAACATGAAgatgtttctaaaaaaaaatggttGATGCTGTTAGTTGGTACTTTGTTTTCCTTCTAAAGTCAGCATGGTATAAAAAATTCAGTgtgaaaaattgattttaaaagataGATTGTACCTTGATGGTATCTTGTTATTTAGTTAATGTATGCTTTCTTTGATACAGAAGGTGCAGTATATGCTATTTATTTCCtagaaaatattcaaaaataattgctgacaaaagccacttcacaggttgACTCAAAGGGTACATCTTGTAATCTGAATGTTAATATTCTAGATAGCTATGCAGAGCTACCTATTGATGTAGTCTGAAGATTCATGTAGAGTCTAGTCAGGATTTTAGTttgaaagggagggggaagaaggagggaaaACTACTGAGGTCTTTGAGTCCTACAAGCTTTAATAAAATGATATGCTTATGGCAGGCATGAACACACtcaatttgtaatttttaaaatataagcttTTGTGCAacagtcattttgaaatgttgcctTTTACATCAGGATTTTCTTAGAAGCAATTGTACAGTCATCTTAGTTTTCCATTAAATAGAGACCAATACagttctgggatttttttttttttaaataacccatGGTTAGTTgtaatgtgttttttgttttttgtttttgttttttcaagacAAGGTTTGTGTCATGAAGATGAGCAGGCTAGAAACTAGAGGTCTGACTTTTCACTGCTTTGCCGTTTGTTGCATACTTTCAGCTTGTGCAGAGCAGATGTAAACAGTTACCATACAAAGCGGTGGAGAGCCAGTCCTTTGATGTTAGTAGACCAAAGCAGGACCTTCCTATCTCCTAATAGATGATCACTCCACTTGCTGTATTTAAAGTTGTTGGGAGAAAAACAAGTGACAAGTACACTTTTAAATTGCAATAGTCCTTCATATTTTCTCAATACCCTCCAGAAGAcataattttttctttattaaaaaataaattggagAAATCATATCTCTTAACGTCTCCGttacatttttttatattatttcaaaAATGTTGCTCCAAATGAGTATTGTGATGCCATGTCCTGAACCACCACACAGTGTTGGATATTCTTTCCGGATAATAGTCCAATGATTCAGGTAATAAACTGGAGGACACTTTTCCTTAGATGGGCTGCTTGGTAAACTCCACATTGTGTTGCCAGCCTTGGAGTTGTTTTGAAATGTAATCAGCTGTCTCAGGTTTTCTTCCTCCTGATGTTGTCGTCATTTGACTCTCTTCAGCTCTGACAAATTTTGTGTACTCTACATATATATTAAGTTTTTGTGTAAAATCCCAAATGTCTTCACACAGATCTTCTTATGCTAAAAAGGGAATTTCCCCATGTTTGCATATATTTTCCCTTTAGATGAATAAAGGTTTAGTCACAGATACAATAAATGTGTATTgtagttttctaaatctttttccAAATAATTACAAAAGTCATATTCTTTTATGTGTATGGGGTATGTGTTTATATGTATATTCAAGTAAGCCTTTTTTTTTTGACCTAGACATCTGGCTTGCATTCAGAATCTGAATGAGAATGCACATAATCACttcaaaattatcaaaagcaTAGTAAATGTATTGTAGTTTTCTAAATACTTTGTTACCATTTACTCACCTTACAATTGCTTTATTATATAAAGTTGGTTAAATAACAGCAGTTACTGTATTAAGGCCCACTTTGTAAAGAGACTCATGACAGGGCAGCAGTGAAACACGCTAATAGATTATATGTTATAGCAATATATTGCCTTTTTATTGCTTTTCCACAGGCAGCAGATTCATGTATAGTTATTGCTAGCTACATTATCTGCTAGTTTTCTATCAAGAGATTCACTCTATTGAATCATTAATCCAATATTTATCATTCTTATTGAAAATTCACTAGTGTTAGCACTGTATAAAATATTGCTCTAAATTTACTGGTTTTGCTACAGACTGAAAACATTTTAACCTAAAAAGCATAGTATTTCTTAGGACATTTGAAACTATTCATTGTGGATATTCATTGTGCAaggaaaggtgggttttttttttgtttttgttttaaatgtctttAACATATAGTAGGTGACCAGTGCCATTCTGGTTTTAAGATACTGAATGTTCATACACCTGCTATTTGAAATTTTGATGTGTATTGCATTAGTTACTGAATATCAAGAATAAATTTTTTGCTCATACATAGAGTGTAAAATGAGGTCTTTTGTAGCAGCATGCGACCTGTTTAGAATGATATAACAGACGCTGAATGTTCACATATCAAACAAAATGCCATCTTTCTGTAGAAAAGAGGTGTCAAAAAGTTTCTTTGTACCTTTAACGCATGTGATTATGTAGTACAAAATGCAGAGTTTGTAAAATTTCTTGAATATACAGGCAAAAAATGAATAATTCAAAACAACTCATAAGTTCTACATTCTATTGTATCTTTTATAACGCAGGCAGAAGATAGCATTGTGTTCCCAGTAGAGCTGAATTTGCACAAGTTACACCTCTGAAAATGCCAGATGGTCTATGGTCTACTTTTGAAAGCTGTCACATATGTAAAGATTTGAAAAAAGAAAGACAGCTGAATGAGAGCAGTGGATCATTAAAGGGAGAGTGAGGGTCCCTGGGTATCACTGTGTTTTAAGAAGCATTGTGTCATTTCCCATATTACTTTTCCCATATTCCCATATTATTTcccatattatttttttaaaaggttgtttatatcttgaaaaaaaaaaagtaaggtaaaaatatttctgttttaaacCAAACGATTGTGGCTTAATCTTAAAACTGTCAACTGCTTTTGTTCTTTATGCTAGAATGCAGTCCTATGGTTCCTAATTGGTTTCAAGTGTATTTTAACCATAAGATTCAAGTCTCCCTGGTGAAAAATTATcaataaagttaaaataaatttaaattgagaTAACTAATACATTTGGGGGTTTTATTCAGATTTGGCCTACATATCATATGTGAATACTGTAAAGCCAGTCAGCTAAAAAATTGTATGTTAATGCTAAAAGGCTGAAGTAAGAGTACTTTGGGAacagaattattaaaaaaaaaaatccctagtaaaaataaaataaaacaaataactgAGTATAGCTTAATTACCTCAAGACTTCCCATTCATGCACAAATTGACAGAAACAGACATAATTTTGAAGATTGGATAATTTGTCAAGTTATTGTATTGTAATAAAGCTCCAAACATGCACAAACAATTGTAAGCCACCACCACCAATTTAGCTGGCTTGGAAAAGGTCATAACTGTCAATTTTAGTAATTTTGTGTCTAGACACACAGAAttctttctaccttctcttgTTTTCATCTGTTGAGGAAGGTTACCCACTCCCTCAGTACCTTCAGGCTATTGGTGTGCTGCTGTAACACTTGGTACCATTGCATCTTAAGCAAAATACTTACTGGCAGAAATTTGAGTGGGCAAAGCAAGTTTTGTTTCCTCGGAGAACTGGAAAGGATCACTTCAATTTTTGTAATTATatacattagaaatggaaaagaactaTTGGGACATAATGGTTAGAGCTACTAGAAATTGAGATGTAAGAATTCTATTTCTTACTTTGCAAATAGTTTGCTGTGGGACCATGAGCAAACCATTTAACATATGTGcctccattttcaaaatggagcCAATGTCATTGGATAGTGGTTTGAGACCACTGGATGAACTTAGCCGTATGTGTGTACAGTTTTACTATTATGTAGGTGAAATTTATATAGATTGTTCCCTAAAGTATATTTGTAATTCCCTGTCTAATCCTCTTTCAGATGGGTTCTTTCCAAGTTTTCCTTTCCCCAAAAAatgtttctagaccttttatGGTTATGAAGACACGTTTCCAATGTTAACAAAATGTATAACAATACTCTCCGGAGTCTGTAGAGAAGACAGCCTAAGTGCTTGTACTGTTGTTCCTAGATTTGCCAAGCTTCAAAACATGAGTCAATTTCAGTATTTCTATTCCAAATCTGCAGGCAACAGTGAAATGGTCAGGAATCAGGCGCGTTTCAAGTTGCTGCACTTGGCAAAGCTATTagaggaggcaggggaagaagTAACCAATAAACAAAGGCAGGGTGATTAATAGAATAATAGAGCCTTCTTTGCCTCCACTCCCACCTCCTCTCTGTTGCCACACCAACCAGGAGGAAGGCAACATGTAGAGTAATGAAGGCCTGCCAACTCCACCATCAGGCAGATTCTGGacggggggggaagagaagcgcGCTCTCTCTTAtctgaagaagggctctgtgtaagctcaaaagtttgtctctctcaccagcagaagttggtccagtaaaagatactacctcacccatcttgtctttctaatatcctggggccaacatggctacaacactgcataccttTTCTCTTACAGCAGTGTGGATGATTCAGCTTCAAATATATCAGATACACTAAGTGAAGGCTGATACAAAATGGAGACTCCAAGCTGGGGACAAAACTTTGTTATCCCTCTCCTGAGTAAGAAGAGGACAGGGGGCTCATCTTCTCACCTGGCAGTGTTCCTGGAGCTCCACTGAGTGTGTGTGAACCTTTCACCCTCTGCATTTTTGGTCTGCTCAGTCTTAGTAGGGTTAGACCTCCAGGTAGTATTTTTAGTGTCCAGTAAATTTTTTAAGTCATGATCTAAAGGACAAGAAAGGGGAGGTAGTTAAGTAATAGGAACAATTCATTGTATTTCTATCATTGAAGCTTTGATCTTGAGTCAGCATAGAGAGGAAGGCATGTATCTGAGATAGGCAGAACATTCTGAAAAATGGGAAATGTATTTGtaaagagaggagagaaaataaacaactccccctcttttttttctggtttttttttaaatcaccccaGCAATGTTCGTTTAGCTATAGTATGTTCATTTGGGATTACTATAGAGGAAAACATCTGGTTCAGGGACACATTAAAATTATTCCCTGATTTCAGTCTGTATGTTTTAGTATAATCTGTTTGCAACTAGATGAAATGTTCATAAAAATCTGATAAACTGCTTTCAGTATTATAAATCTGTTGTTGTGATTTATTAAATGCAAAATGGCTGATTTGGTGCCTGAGTGAGACTTAATCTGGAAAAGACTGAGTCAGTGTCAGTAGTTTAGGGGAAGCAGCTAAAAGACCTATACTGGATAAAAGGAATCTGTCCACTCTTTATTACTCAAGATTGAAATTTAGGAGTATTTTTAGATTCTGCAGTGCTCATGTATGTGCATTCGTGGCCTCGAGCTGGTGCTTTGTATGGGCTCAAACCTCATTATGTCACTATAATGTGACTTCACCCATTTTAAAACTCCATAGGtatcgattttttttttaaggtaaagtGACTAGTCCAGACTGGGGACTactatttctatttaaaaacacaaacttttttttacattAAGAGCATAAAAAGCATATTTAAAAGCCCTAATTACTCTTTTCCTTACATATAAACTTAAAAATCCTTGGAATAGATATTGTCCAAAAATATTTCCTACTGCTTTGAGATATTGTATGTCAAGTTTCAGACCAGAGAGAATCTTTAATCAGAGATAATGACACCCTAGTAATAGGCATTTATAACAGAAGTATTTGTATAATCTTAACCAGAGCATTGTGAACTCATGTTAGTATGTCCTGGACACAGTTTAGACAACTGTTCTTTTGACTGTTTAAATTTGTAGCTGTTAGCATTTGAATGGATTCattagaaacatttttaaattgtgaCTTTGAATTGGGAGGATTTGATTTTTGCATGGGTTGTTGGTTGCCATACAAATCAGTTGGcatattgcttttgaaaatgctgctcCTGTCAGTTGAACTGACTGCCCTGCTCTCCAAAGCCTGTGTCTTAGTCCTTCCCAAGAAACACTGGCCTTCATGGGTTCCAGCTCAGAATTTTGCTGGCTGTCTGGCCTCCCTTTACTTGTCATCTGGGATGACAGCCAGCCTAGGTGCACTGCCTTCCTCCTATTTCACTTCTGTACTGTCATGCTTGTATACTCTTCTTCATtccgctgctctcctttctttcctgttcTGTCTATTTGCCCAATTATCTTCCCATATCCTTTTTACTGTTACAACATTCTAGCTCCTTTTCTCTCCATTCCTATATCTTCCTTCCttttctgcagcttcctgttctccctctctcttcccattTCTTTCCATCTGCACACATTTTCTCTGCTTTCTTCTCTGTTCTTCCTGCTGTCTCCCTCTAACTCATGCTGAATTGTGAACTGTTCAGGGTAAGGACCATGTCTTATTCTTGACTTTGTAAGTGTCATATATTTATGGCATTATATGAATGTTTAAATTGCACTAATCTCCATAATTTTTAGTCTAGAGATTTTTCTCATTAATTTCTACTCTTCCACTTTTTCTCTCTCGGTCACTGAATAAAGGCAATAAATAGTTATGTTCCCAGTCAGGTCTCAGTCTGTTCAGATACCAGTTGACAATTGTATTAACTAtttctctttttcattttaaGCACAACCTCAACGTTTGCCTCAGCCAAATATTTCAGCATTGGAAAAGAGCGAGGAAGAAACTGGCAAGATACAGAATGGTCATGCAGGTCTGAGTAATGGAAATGGAATTCACAACGGGGTCAAACATGTAGCTACAGATAATAGAAAATGTTCAGTTCCTGTTTCACAAAAAATGCACAGAAAAATTCAGTCCAGCTTGTCCGTCAACAGTGATAGCAGCAAGAAGAGTAAAATAAGCTCTGCATATTCTCAAAAACCAGGTTCTTCTCCTGAAGGTAAGATGAAATTcttattataaaaacaaacaaacacaaaaacccaCACCAAACCAAACACAGACTAACCAAAACCCGTTTTCTCTCATAATTACACAATCAACTAAAAATAATTGAAGAGCATGGCTCATGCTCCAGAAGGAAATAGAAATCATTATGATAAAACACAAGTTACTTCCCCAAAGGAAAATATTAAGTATTGGAAGGAAATTGAAGCAATAGGTGATTTCCTGCTTTCAAACATTTCTCTACCATAGTTGGATAATATTTTCAGACTGAATAGTTGCAATTCTAAATTGGCAACGTCCTCACAAATACACCACAAACAGTGTACAAGCATTGGTTTGGGAGATTGGTACAGAGTTAATTCCTGTAATGGCAGATTCTCCCAGGGCAAGATTTGTTGTTGAAAATTTGCTGTTAGCAGATTTCCTGAGTTCCTGTGTGGTCTGAAAATCAGAAGTTAAAAATGGaccagtgtttttgtttttattattattattattatgcatcaTACTATATTTAGTCTGTAAATAGTTTGCATGGAACAATTGCTTCTTACGCTCTCTTCCCTATGCCCAGCTTAAATGAATAAAAGTAAAATTTTTCCTTATGTTTAGCTGTGTTTTTTTCACTCCCCACAATTACACTAATGGCCCCAGAGTTCCTGAGCCCATTTTCAATC
The Eretmochelys imbricata isolate rEreImb1 chromosome 1, rEreImb1.hap1, whole genome shotgun sequence DNA segment above includes these coding regions:
- the MDFIC gene encoding myoD family inhibitor domain-containing protein isoform X4, which encodes MSQAREPLPPGPEGPAPAARTERSLLLSLPGEKCDKENTAAGERDITPPSNNQSIQPKIQDQSVWGNRTDGDLIRRRSNRNWQVRGTQPQRLPQPNISALEKSEEETGKIQNGHAGLSNGNGIHNGVKHVATDNRKCSVPVSQKMHRKIQSSLSVNSDSSKKSKISSAYSQKPGSSPEGDS